One segment of Pseudodesulfovibrio sp. 5S69 DNA contains the following:
- a CDS encoding minor capsid protein, translating to MPSDLKQRIQAATLKSLTARNRYNDQVTAQLTQALKQAEDEVARAILQYRSLGSLPDNKLAALKGLEKLQLELDDTMKRLKREQTLVFRKTTKDSFKLGIQQGIGELADAALPFYADLKAEGIDKLATKVFTIVDTNALDFMAQYNLTLAGDVHRELADGIKRTILNGVATGKGADDIVRDMGKVIIDKDSFRQAGSRVFSKAQYRMEMIARTEVLRAHNMGRLKFHERVGIQKLEWLAMEDERMCPVCGGLDGKTFPIDKFPQQPAHPHCRCTNIVAWPMTVCGSEMAAKAAAQASQGDACILPPHVLEGMADAQAKENAKLKSAFENGDIADLGSLTVKQLQTLAKQNGVAIARTKADFIKLLDLAEPGIDHGDLAGAALSAKLKEHKIGLLRTKEELVELLGLKQAELKQAKLLAAQMAKIPPAEGLEGMTAQQLKEMAKENGISLNMTKQETIELLDKLEPGVDHSGLMGKELAAAKQKHGIGILKNKQQLVEALIRLATEETLRKWILRQIRDR from the coding sequence ATGCCATCGGACCTCAAGCAGCGCATCCAAGCGGCCACCCTGAAAAGCCTGACGGCCCGCAACCGCTACAACGACCAGGTCACGGCCCAGCTCACCCAGGCGCTGAAACAGGCCGAAGACGAGGTCGCCCGCGCCATCCTCCAGTACCGCTCCCTCGGCTCCCTGCCGGATAACAAGCTCGCCGCCCTCAAAGGGCTGGAAAAGCTCCAGCTCGAACTCGACGACACCATGAAACGGCTCAAGCGGGAGCAGACCCTGGTCTTTCGCAAGACAACCAAGGACTCCTTCAAGCTCGGCATCCAGCAGGGAATCGGCGAACTCGCCGACGCGGCGCTGCCGTTCTACGCCGACCTCAAAGCCGAAGGCATCGACAAGCTGGCCACCAAGGTGTTCACCATCGTCGACACCAATGCCCTCGACTTCATGGCGCAGTACAACCTCACACTCGCCGGTGACGTTCACCGCGAACTCGCAGACGGCATCAAGCGCACCATCCTGAACGGCGTCGCCACGGGCAAGGGAGCCGACGACATCGTCCGGGACATGGGCAAGGTGATCATCGACAAGGACTCCTTTCGTCAGGCCGGAAGCCGGGTGTTCAGCAAGGCGCAGTACCGCATGGAGATGATCGCCCGCACCGAGGTCCTCCGCGCCCACAACATGGGAAGGCTCAAGTTCCACGAGCGGGTCGGCATCCAGAAGCTGGAATGGCTGGCCATGGAGGATGAACGGATGTGCCCGGTCTGCGGTGGCCTGGACGGCAAGACCTTTCCCATCGACAAGTTCCCCCAGCAACCCGCGCATCCGCACTGCCGCTGCACCAACATCGTGGCGTGGCCGATGACCGTCTGCGGCAGCGAGATGGCCGCGAAGGCCGCCGCACAGGCATCGCAGGGGGACGCCTGCATTCTCCCGCCCCACGTGCTGGAAGGCATGGCCGACGCCCAGGCCAAGGAGAACGCCAAGCTCAAGAGCGCCTTTGAAAACGGCGACATTGCCGACCTCGGCTCGCTGACGGTTAAACAGCTCCAGACCCTGGCGAAACAGAACGGCGTGGCCATTGCCCGGACCAAGGCCGATTTCATCAAGCTGCTCGACCTGGCCGAACCGGGGATCGATCACGGTGACCTGGCCGGAGCGGCGCTCAGCGCCAAGCTCAAGGAACACAAGATCGGCCTGCTGCGGACCAAGGAAGAACTGGTCGAGCTGCTCGGACTGAAACAGGCGGAACTCAAACAGGCCAAGCTGCTCGCAGCCCAGATGGCGAAGATCCCGCCCGCCGAGGGGCTGGAGGGCATGACCGCCCAGCAGCTCAAGGAGATGGCGAAGGAGAACGGCATCTCCCTCAACATGACCAAGCAGGAGACCATCGAGCTGCTGGACAAGCTGGAGCCCGGCGTGGATCACAGCGGCCTGATGGGCAAGGAACTCGCGGCGGCCAAACAGAAGCACGGCATCGGCATCCTCAAGAACAAGCAGCAGCTTGTCGAGGCGCTGATCCGGCTGGCGACCGAGGAAACGCTGAGAAAGTGGATTCTCCGGCAGATCCGGGACCGATAA
- a CDS encoding BsuBI/PstI family type II restriction endonuclease, translating into MNQTNNHKQISDAINILVALGMPRAQQNERSALCLLALLNLTPGKKWKESEKPLMGITPIMDWAREHYQKEYAPNTRETVRRQTMHQFVDAGIALYNPDKPNRPVNSPKAVYQIEDTVLELLRSFGTSMWHDNLTSYLADRETLAARYAMEREQNRVPVKIAKGKEITLSPGEHSELIRDIIEEFGPRFVPGGVLIYAGDTGDKWGYFDAPLLSDLGISVDSHGKMPDVVLFCPKRNWLLLVESVTSHGPVDGKRHAELSQLFANSKAGLVYVTAFPNRSLMGRYLGEIAWETEVWVADAPSHLIHFNGERFLGPYKD; encoded by the coding sequence ATGAACCAGACCAACAACCATAAGCAAATCAGTGACGCGATCAATATCCTGGTAGCTCTTGGAATGCCGAGGGCGCAGCAGAACGAACGTTCCGCGCTCTGTCTTCTTGCCTTGTTGAATCTCACACCCGGCAAGAAGTGGAAGGAGTCTGAAAAACCGTTGATGGGGATAACGCCCATCATGGATTGGGCGCGTGAGCACTATCAAAAAGAGTACGCCCCAAATACTCGGGAAACCGTCAGGCGGCAAACCATGCATCAGTTCGTGGATGCAGGAATCGCACTCTACAATCCAGACAAACCCAACCGGCCTGTAAACAGCCCCAAGGCCGTTTACCAGATCGAAGATACCGTTCTGGAGTTGCTACGTTCCTTCGGTACTTCGATGTGGCATGACAACCTGACGTCCTACCTTGCCGACCGCGAAACCCTTGCGGCGCGTTACGCAATGGAACGGGAGCAAAATCGGGTTCCCGTGAAAATCGCCAAGGGCAAGGAGATCACCCTGAGTCCCGGCGAGCACAGCGAATTGATACGAGACATTATTGAGGAGTTCGGGCCTCGATTCGTTCCCGGCGGCGTGCTGATCTATGCTGGCGATACCGGTGACAAATGGGGATATTTCGATGCGCCTTTGCTCTCCGATCTTGGCATCAGTGTCGATTCTCACGGGAAAATGCCCGATGTCGTTCTGTTCTGTCCGAAAAGAAACTGGCTGTTACTCGTTGAATCCGTTACCAGTCACGGCCCTGTGGACGGCAAAAGACATGCGGAACTGTCACAGCTTTTCGCCAATTCCAAAGCGGGGCTTGTCTATGTCACCGCCTTTCCAAACCGTTCTCTCATGGGGCGGTATCTTGGAGAAATCGCCTGGGAAACGGAAGTATGGGTGGCTGACGCCCCTTCCCATCTGATTCATTTCAACGGAGAGCGATTCCTCGGACCTTACAAGGACTGA
- a CDS encoding RloB family protein, with protein MPPKRRRFQRPLGERRYRKLFVIAVEGVKTEPQYFAIFNDQQSVIRVNCLKGSHDSSPPQVLKRMEDHLRQEELRSSDEAWLVVDKDQWTDEQLDQLHAWAQARDNYGFALSNPKFEYWLLLHFEDGTGIASSRDCSDRLKRHLPGYDKGIDARKITRDRIDEAIRRARLRDNPPCADWPRALGGTTVYKLVENILQV; from the coding sequence CGTGATCGCGGTGGAAGGCGTGAAGACCGAGCCGCAGTATTTCGCCATCTTCAATGACCAACAGTCGGTGATCCGGGTGAACTGCCTCAAAGGCAGTCATGATAGTTCTCCTCCGCAGGTACTGAAGCGGATGGAGGACCATCTCCGGCAGGAGGAACTGAGATCCTCCGACGAAGCCTGGCTCGTGGTGGACAAGGATCAGTGGACCGACGAACAGTTGGACCAGCTTCATGCCTGGGCTCAGGCACGCGACAATTACGGCTTCGCCCTCAGCAACCCCAAGTTCGAATACTGGTTGCTGCTTCATTTCGAGGACGGCACCGGCATCGCATCGTCACGGGATTGCAGCGACCGGCTGAAGCGGCATCTTCCCGGTTACGACAAGGGGATCGACGCACGCAAGATCACCCGCGACCGAATCGATGAGGCCATCCGCCGCGCCAGGCTGCGCGACAATCCTCCCTGTGCCGACTGGCCACGAGCCCTTGGCGGCACCACGGTTTACAAGCTGGTCGAAAACATTCTCCAGGTCTGA
- a CDS encoding Eco57I restriction-modification methylase domain-containing protein, which yields MPEALLKEPLNLLSRADASRKIANGKLKVETKSAFGQYMTPATVASFMASLFPAPSSQNIRLLDPGAGVGSLTSAFVEHLCKGKNGYRIDLDAYEIDSVMRSYLEKNLDLCEITAAKSGGSVAWRIIAEDFITEASKKAASLNSLWPEKVDKYTHCIMNPPYKKISSASRHRACLRTAGIETVNLYSAFVALSLLLLEKGGYLVAIIPRSFCNGPYYRPFREFMLKHAAVRRIHLFGSRNKAFREDKVLQENIIVALEKGGLQKGVTVSTSTDDTFSDTFISDYQFREIVREDDKELFIHIPATPEADFLDDAKAFNYSLSQLGIQVSTGPVVDFRMKDHLKAMPEAGTVPLLYPCHFKGQSMQWPIVGGKKPNAILCNKETQKWLYPNGFYTVVRRFSSKEERRRIVASVVAPAVFGGVEKLGLENHLNVFHSNKGPLTEALARGLSVFLNSTAVDDNFRRFSGHTQVNATDLKLMKYPSRKALIELGQWAIKQGELTQDMIDEEMERIAE from the coding sequence ATGCCTGAAGCTTTATTGAAAGAACCTCTAAATCTTCTGTCTCGGGCGGATGCTTCGAGGAAAATTGCAAACGGCAAGCTCAAGGTGGAAACCAAAAGTGCTTTTGGCCAGTATATGACCCCGGCCACGGTTGCCTCGTTTATGGCTTCGTTGTTTCCCGCCCCATCAAGTCAGAATATCCGGCTGTTGGACCCCGGAGCAGGTGTCGGCAGTCTGACATCCGCTTTTGTCGAACATCTCTGCAAAGGTAAAAACGGCTATCGTATTGATTTGGACGCCTACGAAATAGACTCGGTAATGCGTTCCTATCTGGAGAAGAATCTTGATCTGTGCGAAATAACCGCAGCGAAAAGCGGTGGTTCGGTGGCGTGGCGCATTATTGCTGAGGACTTCATAACCGAAGCATCAAAGAAGGCGGCTTCGCTTAATAGCCTGTGGCCTGAAAAGGTGGATAAGTACACGCACTGCATTATGAATCCTCCCTATAAAAAGATTTCCAGCGCATCACGCCACCGGGCATGTCTTCGCACCGCCGGAATTGAAACGGTTAACCTGTATTCAGCTTTCGTTGCCTTGTCCTTGCTGTTACTGGAAAAAGGCGGATATCTGGTTGCAATCATTCCCAGGAGTTTTTGCAATGGACCGTACTATCGTCCATTCCGGGAGTTCATGCTGAAACATGCCGCTGTGCGGCGCATTCATCTGTTTGGCTCCAGAAACAAGGCGTTTAGGGAAGATAAGGTTCTTCAGGAAAATATCATCGTGGCGCTTGAAAAAGGTGGTCTGCAAAAAGGTGTCACTGTCTCGACTTCCACCGACGATACATTCTCCGACACATTCATTTCCGATTATCAATTCAGAGAAATTGTCCGCGAGGATGACAAAGAACTTTTTATTCATATCCCGGCGACACCGGAAGCTGATTTTCTGGACGATGCGAAAGCATTTAACTACTCGCTTTCGCAACTTGGCATACAGGTTTCAACCGGTCCGGTTGTGGATTTTCGCATGAAGGATCACTTGAAAGCCATGCCTGAAGCCGGAACAGTGCCGTTGTTGTACCCATGTCATTTCAAGGGACAGTCCATGCAATGGCCGATAGTAGGAGGGAAAAAGCCCAATGCGATTCTGTGCAATAAGGAAACGCAAAAATGGCTTTATCCGAATGGCTTTTATACTGTGGTGCGCCGTTTTTCATCAAAAGAAGAAAGGCGGAGAATTGTGGCGAGCGTTGTTGCCCCTGCGGTGTTTGGTGGAGTGGAGAAGCTTGGCTTGGAAAATCACCTCAATGTTTTCCATAGCAATAAAGGGCCGCTAACAGAGGCCCTTGCAAGAGGGCTTTCCGTCTTTCTGAATTCAACGGCTGTTGATGACAACTTCCGGCGGTTCAGCGGCCACACACAAGTCAATGCAACCGATCTTAAACTTATGAAGTACCCGAGCCGCAAGGCCCTCATTGAACTCGGACAATGGGCAATCAAGCAAGGGGAGTTGACTCAGGATATGATCGACGAAGAAATGGAGAGAATTGCGGAATGA
- a CDS encoding phage portal protein family protein: protein MESTAHQDEQPESLDTTGFVIAPMAAAAALDSAAFAKVNAAEAIPATWEERARKAWEYYVEEPLVKNCVNSWRTFAVGDEIKITSDDETLKEQALEAAWRLNVSQFIKDMVLQLLVKGDAIGFKRFTKSGQDIEELVCVNPVSVKVKYAQGELIEARQFPEDTPGGGESIPLPVEQVVHLKWDAPAFSPRGNSLVLPAFQAIELLRDYRRAEQAIAKRWATPFRLLKVGGAFGQKMVMPDQRMLEQVRDMVNKMDMKSGLVVPFYVNVETHGTDGQVLNVEDKVKEVKEDIVVALGLSRSLVTGDGPNFATASVSMQKMMVMIREIKQAARKLLDWVFDDWMELNGHGDKSIQFIFNDLDPSDAVDFKKLLIELYDRKLISRSSLQLKMDLDPDIEAANRETERKQIDLMDEKQVKPVVDMVVSGILSVPRARKMLGIPAEDNEPTAEAALVWSGDLESTGIAAVCDECSHFIADTNHCRVHNSERTFDAPACRFIDRREPR from the coding sequence GTGGAAAGCACCGCCCATCAGGACGAACAACCCGAAAGCCTGGACACCACCGGCTTTGTCATCGCGCCGATGGCAGCAGCGGCCGCGCTCGACTCGGCCGCCTTCGCCAAGGTGAACGCCGCCGAAGCGATTCCGGCCACCTGGGAAGAACGCGCCCGTAAGGCCTGGGAATACTACGTCGAGGAGCCGCTGGTGAAGAACTGCGTCAACTCCTGGCGCACCTTCGCCGTGGGCGACGAGATCAAAATCACCAGCGATGACGAGACCCTCAAGGAGCAGGCCCTGGAGGCCGCCTGGCGGCTGAACGTCTCGCAGTTCATCAAAGACATGGTTCTTCAGCTCCTGGTGAAAGGCGACGCCATCGGCTTCAAACGCTTCACCAAGTCCGGCCAGGACATCGAGGAGCTGGTCTGCGTCAACCCGGTTTCGGTCAAGGTCAAATACGCCCAGGGCGAGCTGATCGAGGCCCGGCAATTTCCCGAGGACACACCCGGCGGCGGCGAATCCATTCCGCTGCCCGTCGAGCAGGTGGTCCACCTCAAATGGGACGCACCGGCCTTCTCGCCCCGAGGCAACTCCCTCGTGCTTCCCGCCTTTCAAGCCATCGAACTGCTGCGCGACTACCGCCGGGCCGAACAGGCCATCGCCAAGCGCTGGGCCACGCCGTTCCGCCTGCTCAAGGTGGGTGGCGCGTTCGGCCAGAAGATGGTGATGCCGGACCAGCGGATGCTCGAACAGGTCCGCGACATGGTCAACAAGATGGACATGAAAAGCGGCCTGGTGGTCCCGTTCTACGTCAACGTCGAAACCCACGGCACCGACGGCCAGGTCCTCAACGTCGAGGACAAGGTCAAGGAGGTGAAGGAAGACATCGTGGTGGCCTTGGGGCTGTCACGCTCGCTGGTGACCGGCGACGGTCCGAACTTCGCCACCGCCTCGGTGAGCATGCAGAAGATGATGGTCATGATCCGCGAGATCAAACAGGCCGCTCGAAAGCTCCTCGACTGGGTGTTCGACGACTGGATGGAACTGAACGGCCACGGCGACAAGAGCATCCAGTTTATCTTCAACGACCTCGACCCCAGCGACGCGGTCGATTTCAAGAAGCTCCTCATCGAACTCTACGACCGCAAACTCATCAGCCGCTCCAGCCTCCAGCTCAAGATGGACCTGGACCCGGACATCGAGGCCGCCAACCGCGAGACCGAACGCAAACAGATCGACCTGATGGACGAGAAACAGGTGAAGCCGGTGGTGGATATGGTCGTCTCCGGCATTCTCAGCGTGCCTCGCGCCCGGAAGATGCTCGGGATTCCGGCCGAGGATAATGAACCCACGGCGGAGGCGGCATTGGTCTGGTCGGGCGACCTGGAGTCCACCGGCATTGCTGCCGTATGCGACGAGTGCAGCCACTTCATTGCTGACACCAACCACTGCCGGGTCCACAACAGCGAGCGCACCTTCGACGCCCCGGCCTGTCGTTTCATCGACCGCCGGGAGCCTCGCTGA
- a CDS encoding terminase large subunit domain-containing protein translates to MAVTDKERKLAATLSDPVLWGQAYLYNRDGSGRDYWPHQVEDLRCPAKNIIHLDGRDVGKSIVLSTDALHYAFTTRGGQGLVAAPHQGHLDTIIEEIEFQLDTNPDLMNSIALTKYGKPKIHRKPYFRLEFTNGSVLYFRPAGAYGDAFRSLHVGRVWVDEGAWLTERAWKALRQCLKAGGTLRIYSTPNGLRDTTYYRLTSSDQFHVFRWPSWLNPLWTEDREAELLEFYGGRDSSGWQHEVAGEHGKPSYGAFNVEQFNLCRQDLLEYQKIVITDSELRDCDTEEAAHDRLEMLLNLTPRSGQFWVGGDLGYTNDPTEIVVFQEMEIGERTLLKMILRVHLEHVSYPHIAQIIALLERYYTPAGIGVDNGGNGLAVVQELLTLDKYKGLELEGRLKGYDFGGMTRLAVRDGKEIKKRTKELMTSLINGALQRKQVIFPSDDLEVEDQFTTHTYTLRDGKIIYSKGNDHIIDAVRCAMLIREEGNLDPVGEEVVSLKPVLTNPVFI, encoded by the coding sequence ATGGCGGTAACCGACAAGGAGCGCAAACTTGCGGCGACCCTGAGCGATCCCGTGTTGTGGGGGCAAGCCTACCTCTACAACCGGGATGGCTCAGGCCGCGACTATTGGCCGCATCAGGTGGAGGACCTGCGCTGCCCGGCCAAGAACATCATCCACCTCGACGGCCGGGACGTGGGCAAGTCCATCGTTCTCTCGACCGACGCGCTCCATTACGCCTTCACCACCCGAGGCGGCCAGGGCCTCGTCGCGGCTCCGCACCAGGGGCACCTCGATACCATCATCGAGGAGATCGAGTTCCAGCTCGACACCAACCCGGATCTGATGAACAGCATTGCCCTGACCAAGTACGGCAAGCCCAAGATCCACCGCAAACCCTACTTCAGGCTGGAGTTCACCAACGGTTCGGTTCTCTATTTCCGCCCGGCCGGGGCCTATGGCGACGCCTTCCGGTCCTTGCATGTCGGCCGCGTCTGGGTCGATGAAGGAGCCTGGCTGACCGAACGGGCCTGGAAGGCGCTGCGCCAGTGCCTCAAGGCCGGGGGAACCCTGCGCATCTACTCCACGCCCAACGGCCTGCGCGACACCACCTATTACCGGCTCACCTCGTCGGATCAGTTCCATGTGTTCCGCTGGCCGTCCTGGCTCAATCCCCTGTGGACCGAAGACCGCGAAGCCGAACTGCTGGAGTTCTACGGCGGCCGCGACAGCTCCGGCTGGCAGCACGAGGTGGCCGGTGAACACGGCAAGCCCTCCTACGGGGCCTTCAATGTCGAGCAGTTCAACCTCTGTCGGCAGGATCTGCTGGAGTATCAGAAGATCGTCATCACCGATTCCGAGCTACGCGATTGCGACACCGAGGAAGCGGCCCACGACCGGCTGGAGATGCTGCTCAACCTCACTCCCCGCAGCGGGCAGTTCTGGGTCGGCGGCGACCTGGGCTACACCAACGACCCCACCGAGATCGTCGTATTTCAGGAGATGGAGATCGGCGAGCGGACGCTGCTGAAGATGATCCTGCGCGTGCATCTTGAACACGTTTCCTATCCGCACATCGCCCAGATCATCGCGCTGCTGGAGCGTTACTACACCCCGGCTGGCATCGGCGTGGACAACGGCGGGAACGGTCTGGCGGTGGTTCAGGAATTGCTCACGCTGGACAAGTACAAAGGGCTGGAGCTGGAAGGCAGGCTCAAGGGATACGACTTCGGCGGCATGACCCGGCTGGCGGTGCGAGACGGCAAGGAAATCAAGAAACGGACCAAGGAGCTGATGACCAGCCTCATCAACGGAGCCCTGCAGCGTAAGCAGGTCATTTTCCCCTCGGACGACCTGGAGGTGGAAGACCAGTTCACCACCCACACCTACACCCTGCGGGACGGCAAGATCATCTATTCCAAGGGCAACGACCACATCATCGACGCGGTGCGCTGCGCCATGCTGATCCGGGAGGAAGGCAACCTCGACCCGGTCGGTGAAGAGGTGGTCTCGCTCAAGCCGGTGCTCACCAATCCGGTCTTCATCTGA
- a CDS encoding tyrosine-type recombinase/integrase has translation MSNRTADLDLTGATEAFCARLSAEGRSPATIAAYRRDLALVARVADELAPGIICRAITAGLLDRAFSAGAVTESGRGPRSAASLHRMKAAVRAFFAWASEAGVVDDNPARSIRMHRLPRKLPVFLTTAEKKRLLKELKGRTDFSALRDRAMIEVLLGTGIRLGELAALDMDDIDLDAKHLRVRAKGNVPQVKFIKTDLRTLLRRYLAERRRHGRPEMEALFLSNRDGRLCQRQIANRLAHWLRKAGIEKELTPHGLRHTFATHLYGATNDLLVVQRALGHRDVSTTQIYTHLVDGQLEEALERL, from the coding sequence ATGAGCAACCGAACGGCTGACCTCGACCTGACGGGCGCGACAGAGGCGTTCTGTGCCCGCCTGTCGGCCGAAGGACGCTCCCCGGCGACCATAGCCGCATACCGCCGGGACCTTGCCCTGGTGGCCCGCGTTGCCGATGAGCTGGCCCCGGGCATCATCTGCCGGGCGATCACGGCCGGGCTCCTCGACCGGGCGTTCTCCGCCGGGGCGGTCACCGAGAGCGGGCGCGGCCCACGCTCGGCGGCCTCGCTCCATCGGATGAAGGCGGCGGTGCGGGCCTTTTTCGCCTGGGCCTCCGAGGCTGGCGTGGTCGATGACAATCCGGCCCGGTCCATCCGCATGCATCGGCTGCCGAGAAAGCTGCCGGTGTTCCTGACCACCGCCGAAAAGAAACGACTGCTCAAGGAACTCAAGGGACGGACCGACTTCTCCGCTCTGCGCGACCGCGCCATGATCGAGGTGCTGCTGGGCACCGGGATCAGGCTTGGCGAGCTGGCCGCGCTCGACATGGATGACATCGACCTCGACGCCAAACATCTGCGGGTGCGGGCCAAGGGGAATGTACCGCAGGTCAAGTTCATCAAGACCGACCTCCGCACATTGCTGCGCCGTTACCTGGCCGAGCGCCGCCGACATGGCCGTCCGGAAATGGAAGCCCTGTTCCTGTCGAACCGGGACGGCAGACTCTGCCAGCGGCAGATTGCCAACCGGCTCGCCCACTGGCTGCGGAAGGCCGGGATCGAAAAGGAACTGACGCCGCACGGGCTGCGGCATACCTTCGCCACCCACCTCTACGGCGCGACCAATGACCTGCTCGTGGTGCAGCGGGCCTTGGGGCATCGGGACGTGTCCACCACCCAGATCTACACCCACCTCGTGGACGGCCAGCTCGAGGAAGCCCTCGAACGCCTCTGA